The proteins below come from a single Vidua macroura isolate BioBank_ID:100142 chromosome 17, ASM2450914v1, whole genome shotgun sequence genomic window:
- the BLCAP gene encoding bladder cancer-associated protein — MYCLQWLLPVLLIPKPLNPALWFSHSMFMGFYLLSFLLERKPCTICALVFLAALFLICYSCWGNCFLYHCTGSQLPESAHDPNIVGT; from the coding sequence ATGTACTGCCTTCAGTGGTTACTACCTGTCCTGCTCATACCCAAGCCCCTCAACCCAGCATTGTGGTTCAGTCACTCAATGTTCATGGGATTCTACCTGCTCAGTTTTCTCCTGGAACGGAAACCTTGCACAATTTGTGCCTTGGTCTTCCTGGCAGCTCTATTCCTCATCTGCTACAGCTGCTGGGGGAACTGCTTCTTGTATCACTGCACAGGATCCCAGTTGCCAGAATCAGCTCATGATCCCAATATAGTGGGCACCTAG